A stretch of the Rhinoderma darwinii isolate aRhiDar2 chromosome 3, aRhiDar2.hap1, whole genome shotgun sequence genome encodes the following:
- the ANXA2 gene encoding annexin A2: protein MACIHEILGKLKLEGNQSSSSQPTCGTVRPSTNFDAEKDAAALETAIKTKGVDELTIINILTNRSNDQRQDIAFAYQRRTKKDLPSALKGALSGHLESLLLGLVKTRPQYDATELKSAMKGLGTDEDTVIEIICSRDNPELQAIQAAYRELFKTELEKDIVSDTSGDFRKLMVALAKGKRQEESSVVDYEKIDQDARDLYEAGVKRKGTDVSKWITIMTERSIPHLQKVFERYKSYSPYDMQESIKKEVKGDLENAFLNLVQCIQNKPLYFADRLYESMKGKGTKDKVLIRNMVSRSEVDMLKIRAEFKKKYGKSLSFFIGQDTKGDYQRALLNLCGGDD, encoded by the exons ATGGCTTGTATCCATGAAATTCTAGGCAAGCTGAAATTGGAAGGAAAT CAATCCAGCTCCAGTCAGCCAACTTGTGGTACTGTGAGACCTTCCACAAACTTTGATGCGGAGAAAGATGCAGCAGCCCTCGAAACTGCCATTAAGACAAAAG GTGTCGATGAACTAACAATCATCAACATTTTAACAAACCGCAGCAATGACCAAAGGCAGGACATCGCATTCGCCTATCAGAGGAGAACCAAGAAG GATCTCCCATCAGCATTGAAAGGGGCACTTTCTGGTCATCTTGAGTCTTTGTTACTAGGACTGGTGAAGACACGACCTCAGTATGATGCTACAGAACTGAAATCCGCCATGAAG GGCCTTGGTACAGATGAAGATACGGTTATTGAAATTATTTGCTCTCGGGATAATCCAGAACTACAGGCAATCCAAGCCGCATACAGAGAAT TATTCAAGACAGAATTAGAAAAGGACATTGTGTCCGACACGTCAGGAGACTTCAGAAAGTTAATGGTCGCTCTTGCTAAG GGAAAAAGACAAGAGGAGTCTTCCGTAGTAGACTATGAAAAGATTGACCAGGACGCCAGG GATCTATACGAGGCTGGAGTAAAGAGGAAGGGAACCGATGTTAGCAAATGGATTACAATCATGACCGAAAGAAGCATCCCGCACCTACAGAAAG TGTTTGAAAGGTACAAGAGCTACAGTCCATATGATATGCAGGAGAGCATCAAGAAAGAAGTGAAGGGCGACCTAGAGAATGCTTTCCTGAATCTGG TGCAATGTATTCAGAACAAGCCACTGTATTTTGCTGACCGGTTGTACGAGTCTATGAAg GGCAAAGGAACAAAGGATAAAGTGTTGATCCGAAATATGGTTTCCCGGAGTGAAGTGGACATGCTGAAAATCAGAGCAGAGTTCAAAAAGAAATATGGCAAATCTTTGTCTTTCTTCATTGGT CAAGACACAAAAGGAGACTATCAGCGTGCCCTGCTAAACCTATGTGGTGGTGATGACTGA